One genomic segment of Arthrobacter sp. JZ12 includes these proteins:
- a CDS encoding Hpt domain-containing protein produces the protein MDPDVLHDLEDQLDSRDAARAFVRDYVAVWDERDGRISSAIARRNQAASLDAVLSLKITSTMVGATQLVSLATALEELLREGKLEEAESALPQVHRCGLRTMRELTLHYLGQN, from the coding sequence GTGGACCCTGATGTCCTTCATGATCTTGAGGATCAACTCGACAGCCGTGACGCTGCCCGAGCCTTCGTGCGCGACTATGTCGCTGTGTGGGACGAACGGGACGGGCGCATTTCCTCAGCGATCGCCCGCCGTAATCAGGCGGCGTCGCTGGATGCCGTGCTCAGCCTGAAGATCACGTCCACCATGGTTGGCGCGACACAGCTTGTGTCGCTGGCTACTGCTTTGGAGGAACTACTCCGGGAAGGAAAGCTGGAGGAAGCCGAAAGCGCGCTGCCGCAGGTTCACCGCTGCGGCCTGCGGACCATGCGGGAACTTACCCTGCACTACCTGGGGCAGAACTAG
- a CDS encoding response regulator transcription factor has product MRDPGVAVVVEDDLDVRNLVSTVLTQSGFEVHAVAEGRSAVDAVQEHNPTLVTLDVGLPDIDGYEVLRRVRNVSDCYVIMLTAHNEEIDTLTALQSGADDYVTKPFRPRELRARVAAMLRRPRGGLIEEKPETTTTAAAPAEAPAPPARPGSVLRHNGLELDRETRTVMLKGEELVLTRSEFDLLHELLRSSGAVRTKGDLVRVVRGQYYRTDTYISEADERAIEVHIGNLRRKLGEDPKSPRWLMTVRGVGYRLVPKRPDHV; this is encoded by the coding sequence GTGCGCGATCCAGGAGTGGCGGTTGTCGTTGAGGATGATCTCGACGTACGCAACCTCGTCAGCACCGTCCTGACGCAGTCGGGTTTTGAGGTGCACGCCGTCGCCGAGGGCCGCAGCGCCGTCGACGCCGTTCAGGAGCACAATCCCACCCTGGTGACTCTCGACGTCGGCCTTCCGGACATCGACGGCTACGAGGTTCTGCGCCGCGTACGCAACGTCAGCGACTGCTACGTCATCATGCTGACCGCCCACAACGAAGAGATTGACACGCTCACCGCCCTCCAGTCGGGCGCCGACGACTACGTCACCAAACCCTTCCGCCCCCGCGAACTTCGGGCGCGCGTGGCGGCGATGCTGCGCAGGCCGCGCGGCGGCCTCATCGAGGAGAAGCCTGAAACAACGACGACGGCGGCAGCCCCTGCGGAGGCACCGGCACCGCCCGCTCGTCCGGGGTCGGTCCTGCGGCACAACGGTCTTGAGCTGGACCGGGAAACGCGAACCGTGATGCTGAAGGGTGAGGAGCTGGTTCTGACCCGCAGCGAGTTCGACCTCCTGCACGAACTGCTCCGCAGCTCAGGCGCCGTCCGGACGAAGGGCGACCTGGTGCGCGTTGTGCGGGGCCAGTACTACCGCACCGACACCTACATCAGTGAGGCCGATGAGCGGGCCATCGAGGTTCACATCGGCAACCTGCGCCGGAAGCTTGGGGAGGACCCCAAGAGCCCGCGCTGGCTGATGACCGTGCGCGGCGTCGGCTACCGGTTGGTGCCGAAGCGGCCGGACCACGTCTGA
- a CDS encoding HAMP domain-containing sensor histidine kinase produces MSDRAMLLAATRAYSHLRLRYRVGLCELPLALLIAGVVVVRPVLLQEPLFLIGLVLHALLLVAAFLVPWEKLRHGAYIAIPLLDFVALGFSRNGAAELLPGLSFLAIFPVIWLAASGVRPVLSFIASFVGPFLILAAGPLLGTEPMRQIGTALLLAVAMATVNISLRFATLNAAHSQKRLEVSNAEVHRLQDEKNERERLLETILDTIDVGLVALDANGNRTLTNRQQRSYDVLIGDDANDDGASHLYAADKTTPIAENRSPVARAAAGETFANYLVWLGPKDSQRAVTTAATAMTCANGQFSGSVIVSNDVTDMVEALSAKADFVANVSHELWTPLTSIIGHLDLVLDEDYDLPPVVTQQLSVSRRNAERLYALVSNLLASANGNASVHLRPTDLCGLVEHSIESAWPQAANTGVTLKADMPDILWTTSDPLRIRQVLDNLISNAIKYSPDGGTVTVRARKQSDAALLEVEDTGIGMSPNETKLVFGKFFRTAAARESSIPGVGLGLSITKAIVDSHGGSISCSSQPGQGTTFTVKLPLLRSDEN; encoded by the coding sequence GTGAGCGATCGCGCGATGTTGTTGGCAGCAACGCGTGCGTATTCGCATTTGCGCCTGCGCTATCGCGTCGGCTTGTGTGAGTTGCCGCTGGCACTGTTGATTGCCGGCGTCGTGGTTGTACGACCGGTGCTTTTGCAGGAGCCGCTCTTCCTTATCGGGTTGGTTCTGCACGCCCTGCTGCTTGTGGCCGCCTTTCTCGTTCCGTGGGAGAAGCTGCGCCACGGGGCGTATATTGCCATTCCTTTGCTCGATTTCGTGGCGCTGGGCTTCAGCCGGAATGGCGCTGCGGAGTTGCTGCCTGGACTCAGCTTCCTGGCGATCTTTCCGGTTATTTGGCTGGCCGCTTCAGGGGTGCGGCCGGTTCTCAGCTTCATCGCGAGTTTTGTGGGGCCGTTCCTTATCCTTGCGGCCGGGCCGCTCCTGGGAACCGAGCCGATGCGTCAGATCGGAACTGCCCTACTGCTCGCAGTGGCGATGGCGACCGTCAATATATCGCTGCGCTTCGCGACGCTGAACGCTGCTCACAGCCAGAAGCGGCTTGAGGTCTCAAACGCGGAGGTGCACCGCCTCCAAGACGAGAAGAACGAGCGCGAACGCCTCCTCGAAACAATCCTCGACACCATCGACGTCGGCCTCGTTGCCCTCGACGCCAATGGCAACCGCACCCTCACCAACCGCCAGCAGCGGTCCTATGACGTGCTGATCGGCGACGACGCCAACGACGACGGCGCCAGCCACCTTTACGCTGCAGACAAGACCACCCCGATTGCCGAAAACCGCAGCCCTGTTGCCCGGGCCGCTGCCGGGGAAACCTTTGCGAACTACCTGGTGTGGCTTGGTCCCAAGGACTCACAGCGGGCGGTAACGACGGCGGCAACCGCCATGACCTGCGCCAACGGACAATTCAGCGGCTCCGTGATCGTCTCCAACGACGTCACCGACATGGTCGAGGCCCTAAGCGCGAAGGCTGACTTCGTGGCCAACGTTTCGCACGAACTGTGGACGCCGTTGACCTCCATCATTGGCCATCTCGACCTGGTGCTGGACGAAGACTATGACCTGCCGCCCGTCGTGACGCAGCAACTTTCCGTTTCGCGGCGCAATGCTGAGCGGCTGTATGCGTTGGTGTCGAACCTTCTTGCATCCGCGAATGGGAACGCTAGCGTGCACCTCCGACCTACAGACCTGTGCGGTCTAGTGGAGCACAGTATTGAATCGGCGTGGCCGCAGGCAGCGAATACCGGCGTCACGTTGAAGGCCGACATGCCGGACATCCTCTGGACCACTTCCGATCCGCTTCGGATCCGTCAGGTTCTCGACAACCTGATTTCCAACGCCATCAAGTACTCCCCCGACGGCGGCACTGTCACAGTCCGTGCTCGGAAGCAGTCGGATGCGGCACTGCTGGAGGTCGAGGACACCGGGATCGGTATGTCGCCCAACGAGACGAAGTTGGTCTTCGGGAAGTTCTTCCGGACCGCAGCGGCTCGCGAGTCCTCCATTCCGGGTGTTGGTTTGGGGCTTTCGATCACCAAGGCGATTGTCGACAGTCACGGGGGGTCCATCAGCTGCAGCAGCCAGCCGGGGCAGGGAACCACGTTCACCGTGAAGCTGCCGCTGCTTCGTTCAGACGAGAACTAG
- a CDS encoding HNH endonuclease signature motif containing protein, with protein MAGRHWVAEETALWASDSVVGPLAGQLAHHPVTNRDLDRSLECLEELASLRAWVDAQEAKLLARISELTVASFTGQGYARPVAEERGESLTAAEVGTVLRVPEGSAGKLVEQAKLLVNFFPATVEALQLGRISRRHAVTVAQECCGVPEHEVPGFEEQLLEIARTTTVPKLGHRARRLRERLHPEALGVRREKKARERCVMVEPDRDGMAWLSAYLPAEAAYGIAHRLDTTARTLQRPDEDRTLGQLRADVFADLLTHTCATDPTVTADGTAGRTDRLSEGYRGIRARVFVTVPVMTLLGGDQPAELDGYGPIDGETARRLAGHAPSFTRLLTHPETGVVLSVGRTRYRPPKDLQDWVRVRDRTCRHPGCNRLAAGCEIDHTIPWHQGGHTRADNLAALCKRHHMFKSEGLWHYTQSTEGTIQATSFAGRIYTTEPEADPAQAQAPPPF; from the coding sequence ATGGCGGGGAGGCATTGGGTTGCTGAGGAGACGGCGTTGTGGGCGTCGGATTCTGTGGTGGGCCCACTCGCCGGGCAGTTGGCGCATCACCCGGTAACCAACCGGGATCTGGACCGGTCGCTGGAATGCCTGGAGGAACTGGCGTCGTTGCGGGCGTGGGTGGATGCGCAGGAAGCCAAGCTGCTGGCCCGGATTTCGGAGCTGACGGTCGCCTCGTTCACCGGGCAGGGCTATGCCCGGCCGGTGGCCGAGGAACGTGGTGAGAGCCTCACCGCGGCCGAGGTCGGTACGGTGCTGCGGGTGCCGGAGGGGTCGGCCGGGAAACTGGTGGAGCAGGCGAAACTGCTGGTGAACTTCTTCCCGGCTACGGTCGAGGCGCTGCAGTTGGGCAGGATTTCCCGCCGGCACGCGGTCACGGTGGCGCAGGAATGCTGCGGCGTCCCCGAACACGAGGTCCCCGGGTTTGAGGAACAACTGCTGGAGATCGCCCGGACCACCACCGTCCCGAAGCTGGGACACCGGGCACGCCGGTTACGCGAACGGCTGCACCCCGAAGCGTTGGGTGTGCGGCGGGAGAAGAAGGCCCGCGAACGGTGCGTGATGGTCGAACCGGACCGGGATGGTATGGCCTGGCTCAGTGCCTACCTGCCTGCCGAGGCCGCGTACGGGATCGCGCACCGCCTCGACACCACAGCCCGCACCCTCCAGCGCCCGGATGAGGACAGGACGTTGGGCCAGTTACGGGCGGACGTGTTCGCTGACCTGCTCACCCACACCTGCGCCACCGACCCCACCGTGACCGCCGATGGGACCGCCGGACGCACTGACCGGTTGTCCGAGGGGTACCGGGGAATCAGGGCGCGGGTGTTCGTCACCGTCCCGGTAATGACCCTGCTCGGCGGGGACCAGCCGGCGGAGTTGGACGGGTACGGGCCGATCGATGGGGAGACCGCCCGCAGGCTGGCCGGCCATGCACCCTCGTTCACCCGTTTACTCACCCATCCTGAGACTGGGGTGGTGCTCTCGGTGGGCAGGACACGGTACCGGCCACCGAAAGACCTGCAGGACTGGGTCCGGGTCCGGGACAGGACCTGCCGGCACCCGGGCTGTAACCGCTTGGCGGCCGGTTGCGAGATCGACCACACCATCCCCTGGCATCAGGGCGGGCACACCCGCGCCGACAACCTCGCCGCGCTCTGCAAACGCCACCACATGTTCAAAAGCGAAGGGCTTTGGCACTACACCCAATCCACCGAAGGCACCATCCAAGCCACCTCATTCGCCGGAAGGATCTACACAACCGAGCCAGAAGCCGACCCCGCACAAGCCCAAGCACCACCACCGTTCTGA